The Scatophagus argus isolate fScaArg1 chromosome 4, fScaArg1.pri, whole genome shotgun sequence DNA window taaatgtCAGCTAGAGAGAATAATAAACATAAGACAGGACAAAAAAACCTGAGACCAAAATAGGACTAGTTAAATTATACGGTCATACTGGTTGTTATAGGACACAAATTGATGTAAGGCACCTATAGAGTCGGTTTGAGCCACACTTGGGGCCCTGGATGTATGAGGATATGcggttttgtttgcttgtgttctCGTATGGTTAGTAGATGAAGGGCACCTACGTGTGGTATTACACTGGAATTAAAGACGAAATGCAGCATCTCGTTCCTGGCCGACAGATAATTAACTCCCTGGTGTCTGGTTCACACGGCAAACACTTGCTCTTTGCTCTGGAGAGCTGTAACCAGAGTTCCGCTGAAGAGGTCGCGCAAGGACTTCCGAGGGAGTTCATCCTGTGCGTCAGTGAGCGGagagccgtgtgtgtgtgtgtgtgtgtgtgtgcgtttcatTCAATGAAATGCAACACCCCGCTCCTCAGTCTGAAGCCTCTCAAACAGGTTTGATTATATTTAAAAGCTTGACCCGGGAGAGAAACCCAAACAACTGTCTGTTCTAATATTAGCAGTGCGGCTGCGGACTACTATGAATTCTATTATTGTCTGGGCTCGGATGTATTCCAAAAGGCAACTCTCATCAAAAGATTTACACTTTTGTCTGCAGTTGGTGGAAAAAATATCAGTTACCACCAAGTAGTACCCTTAATTTGACGGACTGGTGGTATGTCCGGATAGGTGTTTTGGCTGTGGGCCTGTTTTATTACACAGAAATAAAGGCCTGGATATATGACTAACAATGagcttcattattattattgttattgttattactataattattattggtgtcattattattaatttatatgCAAAGGCGCAAGTCCAAGCCGTGCGTAAAAAATAAGCACTTCTCCTCACACTAATATTTGACAAGAAAACggtaaaaaatgaaacattaatacCAGTATTCTCCATCAAAATCAAATTCATATCAACTGACATTTTGTCCGGTCTGCtgtgtctgctttttgtttgaGTGCAGAGCCGTATAATTCTTAAGCATGGTGTTTTATCACAAATTCAAACATATTTTGGTATTCTTTAATTATTGTGGCGAGAGAAAGTTGCTTGTAACCATGTCACCTGATTGGGATTGAAAGAACtttggtaagaaaaaaaatatctcccCACCCCCACAGAAGAGGAGACCGCCCACCAGAGACAGTCAACCCCAGACCCCTTATAGATTTAAAAAGAGAGGCTGCATTCTCAGACTGACACTTATTCAACACTGCCACCGTAAGCAGATTACTTTTGCGCTGCCTGTGTCAAATACGTAGTTCACTTTGCCTCTCCATCATGTTTAGGATGCTGAAACACCACCTCCACCCGGGCATTTTTCTCTTGTTCATATGGCTTTGTCACCTTCTGGAACATCAAAAAGTTCAAGGTAAGTTCTCTTCATCAGTTCTCTTCTATCCTTTCCGTTTTTGAAAAACTTCGACTGCTGTCAGCCTCAAAACGCGCCCCGGTTTCGAGTCTTTGCTGCAACCGAGAAactttttaaagtcagtttctcccccccccctcccggCTGATAAAACTctctctgcatcagacagtgcGTGCGTAAAGCGTCCATAAAACAGGTGCCATATGGGACACTTCAAAGTGAGACTATATGGCAAGTTTTGCAGCCCTCGTCAGGCGCACACGCTTAAACCGCCACGCTGTGTTGGTGGCAGCCTCAGCTTTCCATTATACCTGAGCATGTTCTGATACTTTTGTATGAGCGTTTAGTGTCTGACGATGTTGTAGTCAAGCCTGAAACAAACTTCAGAATATCCACTGTGAGTTTATGGGCGTGATTTTTATATTTCCCGCACGCACGCACCCATTCAGCTTTGTCTGTAAAAATGGCTTTTGGGGATAATTTTACGTCTTTAATcgtgacaaaaaaaagaaaacaaaaaacgagAAAACTGGAGACCTCTGCACCTACTACTTTTGTTTGGGAGCTTGAAGTTGAAATAGAAATCTGTCTTCATTTTAAGAAACACACCAGTTCATGAGCACTTCATGTCATATGTGTCTGTGTCGGTGCAGACATCCTGCTGTTGTCTGAGTGACAGGAAATTTTAGTGGATAACtcttcagttttttatttgtacgtgtttaaaataaactttacacTTATTTGTTAACGAGCAGGACATTGTCTGCTGGGTACATGTCTGAGATAATGTTCTGAGGCGTTGTAGACGGCGGTGTGTTTAGCTAAAGACCGTGGGTTTTCCGCAGGAGATTGGTGTGCTATTTAACACTGTCTAGACGCTCCACTTTCTGTCCAGTGATAACAGGGAGGCTGTATGAATAAAGAACAACACACCTCTAAAGATTCTTCTTACTTTTTTGGTTTGTAGCTGCATTGTGAGGGCTGTCAGTCACAGATGGGACAGGCAAGTGTTAACAGTCTCGcagaaaaatcagacaaaatccTGCCTGGGAGGgtgaaagggagggagggagcgtCTCGGATAATACGGGCTGCGTGAGTGTCTGCTGCGTCTGGGTCAGCGCTTTCAGACGTTAAACATACGACAttcgagttttttttttgttttgtttgtttgtctgtttacagCTGGGAATTGCTGGTTGCAGCAGGGGAAGAACGGGAGATGCCAGGTGCTCTATATGCCCGGGATGAGCAGGGAGGAGTGCTGTCGGAGTGGAAGACTGGGGACGTCCTGGACCGAGGAGGACGTCCCCAACAGCACGCTCTTTAGGTGGATGATCTTCAATGGCGGAGCCCCCAATTGCATACCTTGCAAAGGTGGAGGTGCACTCATTTCCCTTCGTTTTCTCACAATACACATCCTCAGTCATTTCGTTTGATAAAGCCTAGAGATGGTCCGATTTACGCATACCAACGTGCGTAAATGATCCCTACTTTATTAGCCAGCGTAACATACGCACAAGGCCAAAATCCTCACCAACATTACATAACACAGACCTTTTATTTTAGAAACCTGCGATAATGTTGACTGTGGGCCCGGCAAGAGGTGCAAGATGAACAGAAGAAGTAAGCCGCGCTGCGTGTGCGCACCAGACTGCTCCAACATCACCTGGAAGGGACCGGTCTGCGGCTCAGATGGGAAGACCTACAAAGACGAATGCGCACTGCTGAAGGCTAAATGCAAAGGCCACCCCGACCTGGACGTGCAGTACCAGGGAAAGTGCAAGAGTAAGCAAATATCATTTTGAAATCTACCGGCTTGTGAAATTCCACATTTCTCAAAGCTGCATGTGCTAAGAATCCAGTGGTTTGTTCCCATATTTTCGTATTTCTTAGCATTTTCCCCCAAATCTTAAAATTTTCTTTGTCTCGACAGAAACGTGCCGCGACGTCTTGTGCCCAGGCAGCTCCACATGCGTCGTGGACCAGACAAATAACGCATACTGTGTGACGTGTAATCGGATTTGCCCCGAGGTGACGTCGCCTGAGCAGTACCTGTGTGGAAACGACGGCATCATCTATGCCAGCGCGTGTCACCTGAGGAGAGCGACCTGTCTCCTCGGCAGATCTATTGGAGTGGCATATGAGGGAAAATGCATCAGTAAGTCTGCAACTAGAGACGTGTGAGGGTTTGGGACTTTACTCTCAGAGAGCGCCTCCGGCTCCTGACTCTGAATATTGTTTGAGTGCATTTTCTTCCTGGCCAGCTCTGCAGTTATTCACAGTTCATTTTTGCCAACATTCCACTGAGGAGGGGGTCtttgggagagagagacagtgtgtgtgtgtgtttggtagtTGCTTGTGTTTGCTCAAGAAATGATAGACATCTTATTATTTCCTGATGTTGGCAGCACTATCCCATATGGGAAAAGGGGAAGGAAAGGGGGAGGGAGAGCGAAACAAGGGAGTGCTGGGGGCCATGAAGACATACTTCAAGTTAATATTTGAGTCAGCTGGATTGTTATCCAGAAAATAGTCAATTTAAGTAATTTATTCATAATGATGCTTattaaaacatgactttttgtTCCACGCCACAAGACCTAACACCATAAAACAGGATTCGGTTTTTATTCCTAGCTTAGTTCTCTGATCCTGCTTGAAAAGCATTCATGATAATCCATCTAATCAAAGATTTCCCCTGTGCTGATTTCTTCCCCTCTCGTTCTAGAGGCCAAGTCGTGTGAGGACATCCAGTGCAGCGCAGGGAAAAAGTGCCTGTGGGATGCTCGGATGAGCCGGGGCCGCTGCTCACTGTGTGATGAGACCTGTCCAGAGAGCAGGACAGACGAGGCTGTGTGTGCCAGTGACAACACCACATATCCCAGTGAATGTGCCATGAAGCAAGCTGCTTGCTCTATGGGGGTGCTGCTGGAAGTCAAGCACTCGGGCTCTTGCAATTGTAagtaaacaacaaaagcaaaatatgaaaaaaagataagcaaaacactctcctccctctccaaaCAAAAGACAATATTCCATGTTGCTTCCCGAACAAAAACCTCCCCTGAAAGTGACCCCCATCCTAACTTTCCCCAAACTCCCACCCGAGCCACTCCACCAAGCACAGCTTAAGCAAGCAGAAAGGACTTGGGAATAGAAGAACTTGCATGACGTTGTCTTTGTCGCTGGcttttgttcttgtgttgttgttgcttcttctttttttcatttcagttcttctgcaaaacaaaataacagaaagatgaaagaaaaagcatCAATATATATTATCAGCAGACTCTATCTAGGAGTCTGGGGAAAGCTAACTTCATTAAACtaacacaaataataaaagagaCTAATTTTGTTTGCAGTGGAACAATCCTGATATTTAAAAGTCTAGTTAGGTTTATGCTCATGCTAGTGACCTACAGGAGCAGGTTGCCTTAAATctcacacagttttattttgttttattttttttgtttttttttaatcaaaagtgttttatttttatgacagTGGTCATATCTTTACAGCTTGTAAATTCCATGGTCACATTTCTAATTTCAAGTTAATggtatatttgtgtttttgtcttagttttccttttgttgcttttggcTGTAATCAATCAATTCAAAATGCACTGCCTCCTGTGACATACACCACACTGCCAACATGTCAGTGAGAACAGAATACTTTTACTCGTATGATTTGCATAAGGTGATTGTAACATTGGTGCCATGTTAGTGACAATGACGATAGACTTAAATGCTGATATCCATGCAGGCTATTTATCTGTGGAGCCATAAGTACGCTCACAAACCTGTGGGTAAACTGTCAAACTGAACCACAGCCTTGAGGAAGTAATCAAATTTACATTCCATGAAGAGTGTCTCCTTGTTAGTTTCTTTCTCCTGACTGAGTACCTTAACGTGATGTGCCTAAGGTATGCATTGGAATCCAAGGGACCAACTTTATGATCACCTCATGagctaaatgtaaatgtgttacTTCACAGTATGCAGAATAAGCATAAGGGCCTTGTAGACCTGGGctctcttctcatctcatcaGTAGGAAGAAAAGTTAACATTTATCAGCCaacttttattgctgttttcagtgaatgtGTTGTCCACCAGAGTATGTTTAAGACATTACAAATCCATTTGGATTGATGAGggacttcctgttttctttttttttttgtattgtcaCTCCTGCTTTTgcttgtgtgctttttttttcgTGTTGGATGTAAATCtcttctgtaaaacaaaaaaaaaaaaaaaaaaaaaaaaaaaaggaaataccTCAGAACTGTGTTGTTAATCTCTGACCTGCTTGCTAAGGCCAGGGTGTAACACACAGAATCCTCCCTCCCCTGTACTTTTGAGCCAGAagctaaaataataattagagCAAAGAAAATCCAAGAACACGAGAGcatatgtgttatgtgtgtctgctttcaGGAATCTACCCAAAAGAGAGCCGAATCACTGGAACCATCCCTGCCCCTATACCCTCTACCCAGcaccctccccttcctcccctcaGCCCACCTTGTGACCCTCGATCTCCCAAACACCCTTCTTTTCCATAATCCCACTTTTTCCCTCTTGTTGACAGCCCTGACTTGCTACATTATGTAAATGGAAGTTGCATAATTGGGGATGCCACAGTCATTGTTGATGCGAAGTGACACAGACCcttctttgcacacacacacatacactcacatgcacatgcacacacacacacacacacacacacacacacacacacatacacacaaacacatatacccccccaaaaaaagaaacaaaagggaGGCTGTTTGTCAGTGATTTTGCTGTGAGCTTTTTTGTTGAGAACATTCAGTGATATTCTGCGCTGTTGTGGTCCACATTCATACAACAGCTACCATATATTCTCCCACATAGCCATTAcagaagacgaggaggaggatgaggaagatgaggacTCAGACTACATGGCCTATGTCCATATATCTTCTATACTGGATGGATAGGCCCCCACCACTAGGGGAACAGTCCTAGGACAAGGAATCATGTCCATACTGTACATTATGTgtatgcttatttattttttaaagaaaaaggaagTATACATATAGTTCAGTCTGCTAGAtgtttatttatacttttttgtgtttataattTATACATTTACAATGTCAGGCTTACTATCTACCATGATATATTGTGTTACCACTCATTTCCcctctttttgttgttgtcccgtttactttcttttttttatcatgaagAAATATATTTGTCCAAAGAGAAgcagtgttatttatttgtcatgttaCCGTGTAAGTATAAGTCCTCTACAAGCTGTAAATTGCATTCCCTGAGCTGTAAAAATCTGCTTGTTTCTGTCAAATCTCTATCACAGATGTTTATGTCACACATACGTAAATGCATGTTTaggctgtgtgtttatttattggGAATATATCAATCATTTTATGTACAGAAGTGTTTCTGGTTTGTTTACAACTCATAATAACTGACCAAAGGGATCCTCTCAATGGTTTTGCAAAAGAGCATTGTAAAAGATGTAACACAGCAGCGATGaaatggaagagaaagaaagagccatttgtttttcttttcttattttttggtTACTCTTCAGTTTTAGCCCTTTAGATTTGATTCCACACAGAGACGACTTTAGATGTTATTCAATagaatttattttgtctcatcaTATTAGAGCAGAGTTAAGTTTTGGACGATACTTGATTATTTTGGAAACATTGTGCCATTAACATTTGTGTGCTGTCTTCTTGCCAACGTGCTCCATATATTGCTCTTGCAGAGCTAATATAGGACTAACGTACTGCAGTACTCCACACTATATCAGACGtcatcactttgtttcttgtttttttttccttcctcagaatgcatttttattttcaaactcacaaaagaaatacaaaattcTGTTATGAATAtatagttttgtattttttatgtaaatgtcaTATGTACATACAAAGTTTGATGGTATTTGTACAGATAAGAAGAGTGaaacaataaaagtttttttcctTATACTTTTTCTGGTTCTGCTGTATTATTGATTGGTGAAAAACATGTAGTTAAACATAAATATCAATGCATCTGTTTATTTCAAAAGAAGTAGTTCAACTTGAATCAAACTTTTTAGACCTACATATGGGGTTGAGCAGTATAATAATACACATCTATTGTGTGATGAGATGTATTTCTCGACCATCAGAGACTTTAcaaatctgtttacactgttGAATCAGTCCCTTTACATGCCTGGGGATACTGGGCCACTGTGCACCTGAGTTTTTATATAAGTTTTGCGTCTTAGATTTGCtataaacaaactgatttgCCAGAAGCTATACTATATATTGCTATATACAAATATTTCTACACTGCTAATTATTGCTCTGTCAGCCACCTATATGTATCCTCAAATAAATCACAGATTGAATAGACTTATCAATATCACAGGACAAAAGGGGAATAAGTACCCTTTAGTGTGGAGCAATTACTAGACGGCAGAGGCAAAGGCAAGTTCTTCTGGATGTGCTAAATTACTTTCCATTAACACCACCAGCAACGTTATTTGTGATATGAAATAAACATCAATAGCGCAAATAGACGGTAGATGTGTCTGGACATGTCTCTCTGCATGTAACACATCTCTACAAAGTAATTTTAGTTGCTGGCATCAGTCCTCTATGTCTTTGCCAGCTGTCTCCGTCACCGCCTCGTACTGTTTGTTCCTTCATAGTCGCCGTACGACGTTGTTGACAACAATCATGGCGTCCTCAATGTCACTTCTCGGATTGGGACGTTTGTCTGTCATCAATGCAGCTTCTAAATTGGTCCTGAATCCTATCAGGTAATTTTATAATAATTGTGTGAACAGTTTTATCTTTGCACATTATACTATGagtcattttgtttgaaatatttaactCCAAGTCGACTGAGGACGAAGCAAGGGGCTGTATGCCTAGCATGTTACAGGCTAGTAACTGAAGTGCTTGGAAGCTAGCCAGCTTGAAAGCATAAAGCACTTAAATACAGAATGTTAAAGGTTTTCGCTCTTTACTGGACATTATATGTGACTCTGTGCACTTAACCACGCAACAGCTTGTATAATTATTTGTCTGGGTTTGTAGCTAATGTCAATGATATCCCGTGCCCTTACAGCACTCGGCTACCCAGCTAATTAGCTGGTGCTAGCAGGTCTAGGTAGAAATTAGTTTAAGAGTTAACGTAGTTAAACGCTGCTCATTGTGCCACGCAACATGCTGCATACCATTACTAATGTTCGTCAATAACTGAACTTTACTTAACAACAGACCTTACTGAAAAGGCCAACACCACATAGTGACTCAAATCAGCTAACATCAAAACCACCGCTAGCTATCGATTCGCAGGATGTTACTGATGGCTGCAAGGAAGCTAACAGCTAGCATTGGAATAACACATCACAGTCAGAACTTTTTAATATTCAAACTTAAAGCATTATTTGCAGCAACGGACACTTCTCTTCACGATGAGTTCAAATTAGATTCAGATATTACGTTACGGCTCGTTTCTGCTTCATTTATAATGTATTTACAGTGTGCACGAAATGTTAGGTTACTCTCAGTCATAAGAAccattttcttgtattttgtgAGCTGCTCAGTACTACACAAATAATGATCCTGTAGCAAGATGTGCTTAACTGATAGATCtctttaaattacatttgacCAGGACTCGAAATTAGAACTAATCACCAGGCACATTATTATAAAATATGCACGCAGATGCAGAATTGCTTCACTCAACTCACAATAAAACAGTGGTCACTTGGTCAGATTGGTTGGTCAAATTAGGATATTCACTAGCTGTTTGGCCAGTGAACAAAAAAGTCATAACAGTCATAGCATAGTAATGGTATTTTATACCCCTTTTCTCCTTAAATTAGTTGCTATaagcttttttccccacagcGATCAATAATGTCCCATCCAGTATTCTTTAATCTTATAAACACTGGTGGCAGGCAAATTTACAGTGAAATGTACATTATTTAATCAATAGTTAGGGCAACCCCAGAAATCAGCGGCAGTAACTGAGTTATATATTTTGTCAGGATCTCTCAGACATGTGGCCTGTCAGATATCAGGTGGTTTCAGCTGACCTTATGCGTCATCTGCAGTGTATGGAGTTTTTCCAATAAACCTGCATACTACTGTTGAATGGtccttttcaaaatgttattacattttattgcatttcttaACTAAAAGATGTGTGGTGAGGTCCAGGtgtaaattcaaaatgtcagtgtcagtattAATTATATGGCCTAAATGTGagttaataaaatgaaagaatttcccttcggggataaataaaggaattctgattctgataaacaTACTAAAAATTAGACATGAATGCCTTTGATTGCTGAGACAGTTTGTTGGTTAAGAAAGTTGACTTTTGAAGCAAAATTTCTTTAGCAGTAGAagtattcatttcttttaatttcattgttAATGTTCTTCTTTGTGTGACGTGCAAGAATCCATAACCATATCCTGTAAAGCTCtatacagccaaacatttcgCTGACAGTGCAGCGTTCTCCTAGcgaaaacaaaactgtctgtgaTGCTTCATCCAGCAACATCTATCACCTGAGTCAAAGTTCCTATCTGTATTGTAGGTGAACCAAAGCTCAAAGGTGACACCTGTTGGACCATTGTGGTGTCCTACATTCAGAGCTAGCTCTAGAATTTTCTCCTACATGTACATTAATAGAATAC harbors:
- the fsta gene encoding follistatin-A isoform X1; amino-acid sequence: MFRMLKHHLHPGIFLLFIWLCHLLEHQKVQAGNCWLQQGKNGRCQVLYMPGMSREECCRSGRLGTSWTEEDVPNSTLFRWMIFNGGAPNCIPCKGGETCDNVDCGPGKRCKMNRRSKPRCVCAPDCSNITWKGPVCGSDGKTYKDECALLKAKCKGHPDLDVQYQGKCKKTCRDVLCPGSSTCVVDQTNNAYCVTCNRICPEVTSPEQYLCGNDGIIYASACHLRRATCLLGRSIGVAYEGKCIKAKSCEDIQCSAGKKCLWDARMSRGRCSLCDETCPESRTDEAVCASDNTTYPSECAMKQAACSMGVLLEVKHSGSCNSITEDEEEDEEDEDSDYMAYVHISSILDG
- the fsta gene encoding follistatin-A isoform X2 → MFRMLKHHLHPGIFLLFIWLCHLLEHQKVQAGNCWLQQGKNGRCQVLYMPGMSREECCRSGRLGTSWTEEDVPNSTLFRWMIFNGGAPNCIPCKETCDNVDCGPGKRCKMNRRSKPRCVCAPDCSNITWKGPVCGSDGKTYKDECALLKAKCKGHPDLDVQYQGKCKKTCRDVLCPGSSTCVVDQTNNAYCVTCNRICPEVTSPEQYLCGNDGIIYASACHLRRATCLLGRSIGVAYEGKCIKAKSCEDIQCSAGKKCLWDARMSRGRCSLCDETCPESRTDEAVCASDNTTYPSECAMKQAACSMGVLLEVKHSGSCNSITEDEEEDEEDEDSDYMAYVHISSILDG
- the fsta gene encoding follistatin-A isoform X3 → MFRMLKHHLHPGIFLLFIWLCHLLEHQKVQAGNCWLQQGKNGRCQVLYMPGMSREECCRSGRLGTSWTEEDVPNSTLFRWMIFNGGAPNCIPCKGGETCDNVDCGPGKRCKMNRRSKPRCVCAPDCSNITWKGPVCGSDGKTYKDECALLKAKCKGHPDLDVQYQGKCKKTCRDVLCPGSSTCVVDQTNNAYCVTCNRICPEVTSPEQYLCGNDGIIYASACHLRRATCLLGRSIGVAYEGKCIKAKSCEDIQCSAGKKCLWDARMSRGRCSLCDETCPESRTDEAVCASDNTTYPSECAMKQAACSMGVLLEVKHSGSCN